The uncultured Methanomethylovorans sp. genome contains a region encoding:
- a CDS encoding DNA-directed DNA polymerase, whose translation MNFQLLDADYVTEGTSPVVRLFGRDEDGKSVCCYVPGFEPYFYVNASGELELICKLIKERFDVVKSVDIVQRFEPVGYQKSKKPMIQVTTYEPRHVPEIRDDILQIPGVKEVYETDILFRNRFLIDRGLHGMGWVSVSPSKEGIPTGKMYSDTVCLDLHPAEVEKLPNAPLKFLSFDIECLPIGGSMPSPDESPVIMISLTFVPAYNGHNTIVLVAKPVSNAGLDVESLKNEESMFKRFFEILREYDPDILLGYNINDFDIPYISDRVKIISDSGTIIDSGSGRDGRPMSYRKIGTMTLISMTGRVVVDVLPLIRSQFSLKRYTLRNVAKELLDREKLDVAPSEMEDYWNDDGEKLLKFIDYARRDSELAMELVMKLQLLDRYIAISRVSGSLLQEVIDGGQTSMVENLLLRECRTRDRVIPPKPNDDLVYSRNKNSEGLKGGEVLEPKKGLLENVVILDYKSLYPTIMMAHNLCYTTVVEKDVPEEGKTITPPSGGKFVTADISKGIMPNILENLLNRRTETKKRMKHVSNEDEYRALDATQLAMKILLNSFYGYAGYTRARLYTLTLANAVTSFGRENIITTRSLIENTIHTIYLEDGNSHLESETPSNSHSKAISLSVVYGDTDSVFVQCTSKSEISLEDAELVGRKISGIVSASLPDPMELEFESIAKRALFIAKKRYAIWVFERSADGWKDGIKVKGMETVRRDWCELTSKTLNRVLELVLKEGEVEAAVRHVRKVVDSIRNLDVTKDKDIIDDLTMTRMYSKRREHYKNKQPHITVAEKMEHRTGSLPPVGERIPFVITAGKDLFVNRAEDPEYVREHNVSLDVDYYVKKQILPPVERILGVFGVDLANLDYDSKQTGLSDFTHVSPQKNMQRSVPRKSDSEGAGPSNGSQRSLFDF comes from the coding sequence ATGAACTTTCAACTCCTGGATGCAGACTATGTAACCGAAGGTACTAGTCCTGTTGTGCGTCTCTTTGGCAGGGATGAGGACGGCAAGAGTGTCTGCTGCTATGTGCCGGGATTTGAACCATATTTTTATGTGAATGCTTCTGGTGAGCTTGAACTGATCTGCAAGCTCATAAAGGAACGTTTTGATGTGGTCAAGAGTGTCGATATAGTTCAGCGTTTCGAGCCAGTGGGGTATCAGAAGTCCAAAAAACCTATGATTCAGGTCACTACCTATGAGCCAAGGCATGTTCCTGAGATCCGTGATGACATACTGCAGATTCCCGGAGTAAAAGAGGTGTATGAGACAGATATATTGTTCAGAAATCGTTTTTTGATAGATAGGGGACTGCATGGCATGGGCTGGGTCTCAGTTTCCCCCTCCAAGGAAGGCATTCCCACCGGGAAAATGTACTCTGACACCGTATGCTTAGACCTGCATCCTGCTGAAGTTGAGAAGCTCCCAAATGCCCCCCTCAAGTTCCTGTCCTTTGATATCGAATGCCTGCCCATAGGTGGTTCCATGCCTTCCCCGGATGAATCCCCGGTGATCATGATAAGCCTCACCTTTGTTCCCGCCTACAACGGTCACAACACCATTGTACTTGTGGCAAAACCGGTTTCAAATGCAGGGCTGGATGTCGAGTCACTTAAAAACGAAGAATCCATGTTCAAGCGGTTCTTTGAGATACTCAGGGAATATGATCCAGATATATTACTGGGTTACAACATCAACGATTTCGATATTCCTTATATAAGTGACAGGGTCAAGATCATCTCAGACTCAGGCACTATAATTGATTCGGGTTCAGGACGCGACGGGCGGCCAATGAGCTATCGGAAGATCGGAACAATGACTCTCATCTCCATGACCGGAAGGGTTGTGGTGGATGTCCTTCCTCTCATACGCAGCCAGTTTAGTTTGAAGAGATATACACTGCGCAATGTAGCCAAAGAGCTTTTGGACCGGGAGAAGCTTGATGTGGCCCCCTCTGAAATGGAGGATTACTGGAATGATGACGGAGAAAAATTACTAAAGTTCATAGATTACGCAAGGCGCGATTCCGAGCTTGCTATGGAGCTGGTCATGAAACTCCAGTTGCTTGACAGGTACATAGCCATTTCCAGGGTAAGCGGTTCCCTTCTACAGGAGGTCATTGACGGCGGCCAGACATCCATGGTGGAGAACCTCCTGTTGCGTGAATGTCGCACTAGGGATCGGGTGATACCTCCTAAACCAAATGATGATCTTGTGTATTCCAGGAACAAGAACAGTGAGGGTTTGAAAGGAGGAGAAGTGCTGGAGCCTAAAAAAGGGCTTCTTGAAAATGTAGTCATACTCGACTACAAGTCCCTGTATCCTACTATAATGATGGCTCATAATCTCTGCTACACAACTGTCGTCGAGAAAGATGTTCCTGAAGAAGGCAAGACGATTACTCCGCCATCAGGTGGTAAGTTCGTAACTGCAGATATTTCAAAAGGTATCATGCCCAATATCTTGGAAAATCTCCTCAACCGAAGGACCGAAACCAAGAAACGCATGAAACATGTGTCTAATGAAGATGAGTATAGGGCTCTTGATGCTACACAGCTTGCAATGAAAATATTGCTGAACAGCTTTTACGGCTATGCAGGTTATACACGTGCGCGCCTATACACTCTTACTCTTGCAAACGCTGTGACAAGTTTTGGTAGGGAGAATATCATTACCACACGCTCACTTATAGAGAATACTATCCATACCATCTACCTTGAAGATGGTAATTCTCATCTTGAAAGTGAGACACCCTCGAATTCACATAGCAAGGCTATTTCTCTTTCAGTGGTATATGGTGATACTGACAGTGTCTTTGTACAGTGTACATCAAAAAGTGAGATCTCCCTTGAAGATGCAGAACTTGTAGGTAGGAAGATTTCAGGCATAGTTTCAGCTTCTCTGCCTGACCCCATGGAACTTGAGTTTGAATCCATAGCAAAACGCGCCCTTTTCATAGCAAAGAAAAGGTATGCTATATGGGTATTTGAGCGCTCTGCCGATGGCTGGAAAGATGGTATAAAGGTAAAAGGTATGGAGACCGTACGCAGGGACTGGTGTGAGTTGACATCCAAGACTTTGAACAGAGTGCTTGAACTTGTGCTTAAGGAAGGAGAAGTGGAAGCAGCTGTAAGGCATGTACGGAAAGTAGTTGATTCCATCCGCAACCTCGATGTCACAAAGGATAAGGACATCATAGATGACCTTACAATGACTCGCATGTACTCCAAGAGGAGGGAGCACTACAAGAACAAGCAACCCCATATTACGGTTGCTGAGAAAATGGAGCACAGAACTGGTTCTCTTCCTCCTGTAGGTGAGCGCATACCTTTTGTCATCACTGCAGGTAAAGATCTCTTTGTGAACCGCGCAGAAGATCCGGAGTATGTTCGCGAGCACAATGTCTCTCTTGATGTGGATTACTATGTAAAGAAACAGATTCTTCCACCTGTTGAGAGGATTCTAGGGGTATTTGGCGTAGACCTTGCAAACCTTGATTATGATTCTAAACAAACAGGTCTGTCAGACTTCACTCATGTATCTCCCCAAAAAAATATGCAGAGATCAGTTCCACGTAAATCGGATTCCGAAGGGGCAGGGCCAAGCAATGGTTCGCAGCGATCTCTATTTGATTTCTAA
- a CDS encoding S-layer protein domain-containing protein: MSKFAAVTIAALMLMAVFVSSASAAASVNTVEVRSPVYSGDKLSDIPVSFDYTEFAGFYYDIDDNIGSESLSIDSNMVSDPRTIDDNGLTYRTTIQNVDYTYSDWTGQFPKMGFLAQDYVPVNGQPDVLSKLILDSDDKYTLRVGQSLDLGEGYAITPKQIDVDGNKVWLELSKDGVYLDDQVITVTDADVENSTWDYEQDDVGGEDNVVIMRAHVNEVFQGQTDSLAVIEGLWLISNEPMEINSDDTFDTLEVTTIGDNYLELKNKDSISLSKNKDIVLAGDMKIKTADSDDVRFYFYKEITAPGTYQVRGTVVSGDGTATWNATSFAGFYYDLDADISSESMTATVSGRTIAEDGLVYTTTMQQVGYEYGDWTGTYPKMGFLAEEYVPVNDQPDVLSKLILDSDDKYTLRVGQSLDLGEGYSLTPKQIDVDGNKVWLELSKDGVYLDDQVITVTDADVENSTWNYEQDDVGGEDNVVIMRAHVNEVFQGQTDSLAVVEGLWLISNEPMEINSDDSFDSLDVTTIGDDSLVLTNPDSISLTKDKEIKIAGNMYFKTADANELRYYPFAEYTIGNATVGNGTTTVPPTTGNGTTTVPPTTGNGTTTVPPTTTPPTTGNGTTVPPTTGNGTNGTTPSGTPGFEAIFAVGGLLAVAYLVRRN, translated from the coding sequence ATGAGTAAATTCGCAGCAGTAACAATTGCTGCACTTATGCTGATGGCAGTATTCGTTTCATCTGCAAGTGCAGCAGCCTCTGTAAACACTGTGGAGGTAAGAAGCCCAGTGTACAGTGGCGACAAATTAAGCGATATCCCTGTGAGTTTTGATTATACTGAATTCGCAGGATTTTATTACGATATAGATGACAACATTGGTTCTGAAAGTCTGTCTATCGACTCTAATATGGTCTCAGACCCAAGAACCATTGATGACAATGGACTTACATACAGAACAACCATCCAGAATGTAGATTACACTTACAGTGACTGGACCGGTCAGTTCCCCAAGATGGGCTTCCTTGCACAGGACTATGTTCCAGTGAACGGCCAGCCAGATGTCCTCTCCAAGCTTATACTTGACAGCGATGACAAGTACACTCTGAGAGTCGGTCAATCCCTTGATCTTGGCGAAGGCTATGCAATTACACCAAAACAGATCGATGTCGATGGTAACAAGGTCTGGCTCGAGCTGAGCAAGGACGGCGTGTACCTTGATGATCAGGTCATTACAGTAACTGATGCAGATGTTGAGAACAGCACCTGGGACTATGAACAGGACGATGTAGGCGGCGAAGATAATGTAGTTATCATGAGAGCCCACGTCAACGAAGTATTCCAGGGTCAGACCGACAGCCTTGCAGTAATTGAAGGTCTGTGGCTTATCTCTAACGAGCCAATGGAAATCAACAGCGATGACACCTTTGATACACTTGAGGTTACAACAATCGGCGACAACTACCTTGAGCTTAAGAACAAGGATTCTATCTCATTGAGCAAGAACAAGGACATAGTCCTTGCAGGCGACATGAAGATCAAGACCGCTGACTCTGATGATGTCAGGTTCTACTTCTACAAGGAGATCACTGCACCAGGAACCTATCAGGTGAGAGGTACAGTTGTATCAGGTGATGGCACTGCTACATGGAATGCAACTTCATTCGCAGGCTTCTACTATGACTTGGATGCAGATATATCATCTGAAAGCATGACTGCTACTGTATCAGGTAGGACAATTGCAGAAGATGGACTTGTCTACACTACCACTATGCAGCAGGTAGGGTATGAGTACGGTGACTGGACTGGAACCTATCCAAAGATGGGCTTCCTTGCAGAGGAATATGTACCAGTCAACGATCAGCCAGATGTTCTCTCAAAGCTTATACTTGACAGCGATGACAAGTACACTCTGAGAGTCGGTCAGTCCCTTGACCTTGGCGAAGGCTATTCACTCACACCAAAGCAGATCGATGTCGATGGTAACAAGGTCTGGCTCGAGCTGAGCAAGGACGGCGTGTACCTTGATGATCAGGTCATTACAGTAACTGATGCAGATGTTGAGAACAGCACCTGGAACTATGAACAGGACGATGTAGGCGGCGAAGATAATGTAGTTATCATGAGAGCCCACGTCAACGAAGTATTCCAGGGTCAGACAGACAGTCTTGCAGTAGTTGAAGGTCTATGGCTCATCTCTAACGAACCAATGGAGATCAATAGCGATGACTCATTCGATTCACTGGATGTTACAACCATTGGCGACGACTCACTTGTACTTACAAACCCAGATTCTATCTCCTTGACCAAGGACAAGGAAATCAAGATCGCTGGAAACATGTACTTCAAGACAGCTGACGCTAATGAACTCCGCTACTATCCATTCGCTGAGTACACCATAGGAAATGCAACCGTTGGAAATGGAACTACAACAGTCCCACCAACCACTGGTAATGGAACTACAACAGTCCCACCAACCACTGGTAACGGAACAACAACAGTCCCACCAACCACAACCCCACCAACCACTGGTAATGGAACAACCGTCCCACCAACCACTGGTAATGGAACTAATGGAACTACTCCAAGTGGAACCCCAGGCTTTGAAGCAATCTTCGCAGTAGGCGGTCTCCTGGCAGTTGCATACCTTGTCAGAAGGAACTAA
- a CDS encoding ATPase domain-containing protein translates to MFDGAVSEEIKMEEGPNRVRTGIPGFDELCGGGLIRDRTYLVSGTSGAGKTNFSIQFIYNGITKYGENGIIVATEERPEQIRENVLKFGWDLEELEEENKLAIIDACSTKIGIPSQEKYVDIRPFDIRSLMDQIITTQEEINARRALVDSTTSISFYLQDQAKIRVELLKLSTTLEVIGLTSMMTCEVIDESSPSRFGVENFVTDGTIVLYYKRHENVRMRSLEIYKMRGSDHSKKIHPYEITPEGFVIHPHEEVYSMF, encoded by the coding sequence ATGTTTGATGGCGCTGTATCTGAAGAGATAAAGATGGAAGAAGGTCCAAACAGAGTGAGGACAGGTATACCCGGCTTTGATGAACTCTGTGGCGGAGGACTTATAAGAGATAGGACATACCTGGTTTCAGGCACATCTGGAGCCGGTAAAACAAATTTCTCCATCCAGTTTATTTATAATGGGATAACAAAATATGGAGAGAATGGGATCATAGTAGCAACCGAAGAGAGACCTGAGCAAATACGTGAGAATGTACTCAAGTTTGGATGGGATCTTGAGGAACTTGAAGAAGAGAATAAACTTGCTATAATAGATGCTTGTTCTACAAAAATTGGTATACCATCGCAAGAAAAATATGTGGACATCCGACCATTTGATATTCGCTCCCTGATGGACCAGATAATTACTACCCAAGAAGAAATCAATGCACGAAGGGCTCTTGTAGATTCCACTACTTCTATAAGTTTTTATCTGCAGGATCAAGCAAAAATACGTGTAGAATTACTGAAGCTGAGCACTACCCTTGAAGTAATAGGGCTTACCTCAATGATGACCTGCGAAGTGATTGATGAATCAAGCCCTTCAAGATTCGGAGTTGAGAACTTCGTAACAGATGGAACCATTGTGCTGTACTACAAGCGCCACGAAAATGTACGCATGCGCAGCTTGGAAATATATAAGATGCGCGGATCAGACCACAGCAAAAAGATCCACCCATACGAGATCACGCCCGAGGGTTTTGTGATTCATCCGCATGAAGAAGTTTATTCAATGTTCTGA